A portion of the Misgurnus anguillicaudatus chromosome 16, ASM2758022v2, whole genome shotgun sequence genome contains these proteins:
- the LOC129422074 gene encoding uncharacterized protein: MDPNGLLCSNFYGFETSPISLTLPSKRKRHEMSIVNGKEEDCPKLYPSKESLRKRGFVLIDGQRGVYSSESWQPNGSTLYLPVNGTLLANIEKYDQISFEQGGYCIGNAAGGFQQKVQGQAIHCWRYSEQDRKLFIALSYLFTNLQVFQEVISSLDCL, encoded by the exons atgGACCCCAATGGATTGCTGTGCAGTAACTTTTATGGATTTGAGACGTCGCCTATCTCTTTAACGTTACCCAGTAAACGTAAGCGACACGAGATGAGTATTGTAAATGGAAAAGAAGAAGATTGCCCTAAGCTTTATCCCTCCAAAGAGAGTTTGAGAAAAC GTGGCTTTGTCCTGATTGATGGCCAAAGAGGTGTGTACTCTTCTGAGAGCTGGCAGCCCAATGGCAGCACGTTGTACCTGCCTGTAAATGGTACTTTGTTAGCCAACATTGAAAAATATGATCAGATCAGCTTTGAGCAGGGAGGCTACTGCATAGGCAATGCAGCAGGTGGATTTCAGCAGAAGGTCCAAG GGCAAGCGATCCATTGCTGGCGGTATAGCGAACAAGATAGGAAGCTTTTCATCGCACTTTCTTACTTGTTCACAAACTTACAA GTTTTTCAGGAAGTTATCAGCAGTCTTGATTGTCTCTGA
- the tomm5 gene encoding mitochondrial import receptor subunit TOM5 homolog gives MFKIEGLGPKMDPEEMKKKMREDVITSVRNFLIYVALLRVSKYPACIMKTYIVRLLV, from the coding sequence ATGTTTAAAATCGAGGGACTTGGTCCAAAGATGGACCCTGAGGAGATGAAGAAGAAAATGCGAGAGGATGTTATCACGTCTGTTCGCAATTTTTTGATATACGTTGCGCTCCTTCGAGTCAGTAAGTATCCTGCGTGCATTATGAAGACGTATATTGTGAGATTGCTTGTATGA
- the grhpra gene encoding glyoxylate reductase/hydroxypyruvate reductase isoform X1: MSAQQMMKVFATRRIPQEGMKILQKAGGMCNLSLWDSDEPVPRAELLKGVAGAHGLLCLLSDKIDTEVLDAAGPNLKVISTLSVGFDHLAIDEIKKRGIRVGYTPDVLTDATAELTVALLLATARRLPEGVEEVKNGGWSTWKPLWLCGYGLSDSTVGVIGLGRIGLAIARRLKPFGVKRLLYTGRQPKPQAQEVDGEYVPLDSLLSESDFVIVSCSLTPKTQGLCDQTFFSKMKKTAVFINTSRGAVVNQEDLFKALSSGQIAAAGLDVTSPEPLPTDHPLLTLKNCVVLPHIGSATYSTRGVMAELSANNLLAGLTGSEMPSELKL, from the exons ATGAGCGCGCAGCAGATGATGAAAGTATTCGCCACCAGACGCATTCCACAAGAGGGCATGAAAATACTTCAAAAAGCCGGCGGCAT GTGTAATTTGTCATTGTGGGACTCTGATGAACCTGTGCCCCGGGCAGAGCTGCTGAAAGGTGTGGCAGGTGCTCATGGGCTTCTCTGTTTACTTTCAGACAAAATCGATACCGAGGTCCTGGATGCGGCTG GACCCAACTTGAAAGTGATCAGCACTCTCTCTGTGGGATTTGACCACCTTGCCATAGACGAAATAAAGAAAAG AGGAATACGAGTAGGTTACACTCCTGACGTTTTGACAGATGCTACTGCTGAGCTGACCGTAGCTTTGCTCTTGGCTACAGCTCGACGTCTTCCAGAAGGTGTAGAGGAAGTCAAAAA TGGCGGATGGAGCACATGGAAGCCTCTGTGGTTGTGTGGCTATGGGCTGTCTGACAGCACTGTCGGGGTGATTGGATTGGGACGTATAG GTCTGGCGATTGCAAGACGATTGAAACCCTTTGGAGTGAAGAGATTGCTGTACACAGGCAGACAACCTAAACCCCAGGCCCAAGAGGTTGATGGGGAATACG TGCCATTGGACTCGCTGTTGAGTGAGAGTGATTTTGTGATTGTGTCCTGCTCTTTGACTCCTAAAACTCAGGGACTTTGTGACCAAACTTTCTTCAGCAAGATGAAGAAAACCGCAGTCTTTATCAACACCAGCAG AGGGGCTGTTGTGAATCAAGAGGACTTATTTAAGGCCCTCAGTAGTGGACAGATCGCAGCAGCAGGACTTGATGTCACAAGCCCTGAACCCCTACCCACTGACCACCCGCTGCTGACCCTTAAAAACTGTG tGGTTCTCCCTCATATCGGCAGTGCCACCTACTCCACACGTGGTGTCATGGCTGAACTGTCTGCAAATAATTTGCTTGCAGGCCTGACAGGCTCCGAAATGCCTAGTGAGCTGAAGTTGTAG
- the grhpra gene encoding glyoxylate reductase/hydroxypyruvate reductase isoform X2, translating to MKHKCNLSLWDSDEPVPRAELLKGVAGAHGLLCLLSDKIDTEVLDAAGPNLKVISTLSVGFDHLAIDEIKKRGIRVGYTPDVLTDATAELTVALLLATARRLPEGVEEVKNGGWSTWKPLWLCGYGLSDSTVGVIGLGRIGLAIARRLKPFGVKRLLYTGRQPKPQAQEVDGEYVPLDSLLSESDFVIVSCSLTPKTQGLCDQTFFSKMKKTAVFINTSRGAVVNQEDLFKALSSGQIAAAGLDVTSPEPLPTDHPLLTLKNCVVLPHIGSATYSTRGVMAELSANNLLAGLTGSEMPSELKL from the exons ATGAAACATAA GTGTAATTTGTCATTGTGGGACTCTGATGAACCTGTGCCCCGGGCAGAGCTGCTGAAAGGTGTGGCAGGTGCTCATGGGCTTCTCTGTTTACTTTCAGACAAAATCGATACCGAGGTCCTGGATGCGGCTG GACCCAACTTGAAAGTGATCAGCACTCTCTCTGTGGGATTTGACCACCTTGCCATAGACGAAATAAAGAAAAG AGGAATACGAGTAGGTTACACTCCTGACGTTTTGACAGATGCTACTGCTGAGCTGACCGTAGCTTTGCTCTTGGCTACAGCTCGACGTCTTCCAGAAGGTGTAGAGGAAGTCAAAAA TGGCGGATGGAGCACATGGAAGCCTCTGTGGTTGTGTGGCTATGGGCTGTCTGACAGCACTGTCGGGGTGATTGGATTGGGACGTATAG GTCTGGCGATTGCAAGACGATTGAAACCCTTTGGAGTGAAGAGATTGCTGTACACAGGCAGACAACCTAAACCCCAGGCCCAAGAGGTTGATGGGGAATACG TGCCATTGGACTCGCTGTTGAGTGAGAGTGATTTTGTGATTGTGTCCTGCTCTTTGACTCCTAAAACTCAGGGACTTTGTGACCAAACTTTCTTCAGCAAGATGAAGAAAACCGCAGTCTTTATCAACACCAGCAG AGGGGCTGTTGTGAATCAAGAGGACTTATTTAAGGCCCTCAGTAGTGGACAGATCGCAGCAGCAGGACTTGATGTCACAAGCCCTGAACCCCTACCCACTGACCACCCGCTGCTGACCCTTAAAAACTGTG tGGTTCTCCCTCATATCGGCAGTGCCACCTACTCCACACGTGGTGTCATGGCTGAACTGTCTGCAAATAATTTGCTTGCAGGCCTGACAGGCTCCGAAATGCCTAGTGAGCTGAAGTTGTAG